In the Kwoniella pini CBS 10737 chromosome 7, complete sequence genome, one interval contains:
- a CDS encoding L-aminoadipate-semialdehyde dehydrogenase codes for MSVNQNGPQGNDLKQKLDRWSKRLGTLPSLALPTDYPRPTPSKLVESTQTLPIPANLAPVLGKLTYEFSTLYPSSAPPTPYHILLTSFAILLFRYTPDPSMVICTSANGTSHPLLLKLDIAVENTFFDVLRQIMEREAEASEDIVSINSLVDHLKPEGPLFRVRFFDSTQVQSDPSTSLATDLTLFLLTSPTDVPATRSAIAPLYLRLAYNSLLFTQSRITSLLESLLQLLSSAASKDPSHPIGSLPLRTTVQAEALPDPTADLDWCGFVGAIPDIFSANAKAHPDRICVVQSESAPGQTIMDGPSRGRRIFTYQQIDEASNVVAHALLKNGLERGEVVMVYAARSVEMVVCVMGILKAGGVFSVVDPAYPPSRQNVYLSVSTPRALLIISSAGVLAPLVSDYIKENLNLRLLVPAISLTENGVTGSRSGEEDILSPYQQHAKTPAGVVLGPDSPATLSFTSGSTGIPKGVKGRHYSLTHFFPWMGQRFGLNETSKYTMLSGIAHDPIQRDMFTPLFLGAQLHVPTADDIGTPGRLAEWMADSEVTVTHLTPAMGQLLSAQATREIPTLRNAFFVGDVLTKRDCTRLQALAKNVCIINMYGTTETQRAVSYFAIPSVNDDSSFLSTQKDLIPAGQGMIDVQLLVVNRTDRNVSCAVGEMGEIYVRSGGLAEGYLDPSATAEKFVTNWFGEGVQREDTLVKNKPDAAKHWFGIRDRMYRSGDLGRYLPDGRVECTGRADDQIKIRGFRIELGEIDTHLSRHPLVRENVTLVRRDKDEEKVLVSYFVPIDGDDLDGLMSSSEADGEENGTADLGTEMIKGVKRHRRLIKDIREHLKKKLPSYSVPAVYFPLKKLPLNPNGKIDKPALPFPDTTLLAPTPAANADHTPTQKTIHDIWLKLLPSPPPSVSLDENFFDMGGHSILATRLIFEIRKTFVVNAPLGLVFDKPTIAGQAAEVDQLRNSDLRGADGAADGKADTSGDVDYAADVPTLIKELPEKFDPLPSDFNEKKLTIFLTGATGYLGAFILKDLLSRRVAKVICLVRAKSSEAGLQRLRESGEGRGVWDENWIKDGKVEAVIGDLAESNFGLSTSEWTRISKEADSILHNGAIVHWVYPYPKLRAANVLSTLTALRLCTEGKSKQFSFISSTAVMDNEAFIAKSDEAIANGENGVPESDDLSAGAQGLQGGYGQTKWVCERLIMEAAKRGLNGWTIRPGYILGDSKTAVTNTDDFIWRMVKGCIQLGLIPDINNTLNVCPVDHVALLASCSVISQLPNKKYSIAQVIGQPKIRFNDLLESLIIYGYKVLKVEYIIWRKKLEQHVIETQDNALFPLLHFVLDDLPTSTKSAEMDNKNSKELALINKENPINGVDLEKIGLYLNWLIRAEFLEKPTEFENKNIKELPKLNGIAMKAIGRTTAGT; via the exons ATGAGTGTGAATCAAAATGGCCCGCAAGGGAATGACCTCAAACAAAAATTAGATAGATGGAGTAAGAGATTAGGTACTTTGCCCAGTTTGGCTTTACCTACCGATTATCCTAGACCTA CTCCTTCTAAATTGGTCGAGTCAACTCAAACGCTACCAATTCCAGCCAACCTTGCTCCTGTACTCGGTAAACTCACATATGAATTCTCAACTTTGTACCCCTCTTCAGCTCCTCCTACACCATATCATATCCTTTTGACCTCATTCGCAATTCTATTGTTCCGATACACACCTGATCCATCAATGGTCATATGTACTTCGGCAAATGGAACATCTCATCCTCTGTTACTCAAGCTGGATATAGCAGTAGAAAACACATTCTTTGATGTTTTGAGGCAAATAATGGAAAGGGAAGCTGAAGCTTCAGAAGATATAGTAtctataaattcattagTTGACCATCTTAAGCCTGAAGGACCTTTATTCAGAGTCAGATTCTTTGATTCAACACAAGTTCAATCTGATCCCTCGACATCTTTAGCAACGGACCTTACGTTATTCCTTCTCACTTCACCAACAGATGTACCTGCTACAAGAAGTGCAATCGCTCCCTTATATCTTAGATTGGCTTACAATTCCTTATTATTCACTCAATCTAGAATTACATCACTCTTAGAATCGTTATTACAATTGTTATCTTCAGCAGCATCTAAAGACCCATCTCATCCTATCGGATCACTACCATTACGAACAACAGTACAAGCTGAAGCTCTTCCAGATCCTACCGCAGATTTAGATTGGTGTGGATTCGTTGGAGCTATTCCGGATATCTTCTCTGCTAATGCTAAAGCTCATCCGGATAGAATATGCGTAGTTCAAAGTGAATCTGCACCTGGACAGACAATTATGGATGGTCcatcaagaggaagaaggatatttacttatcaacaaattgatgAGGCTTCAAATGTCGTTGCTCATGCCTTGCTCAAGAATGGCCTGGAAAGAGGAGAAGTGGTCATGGTTTACGCTGCTAGATCCGTGGAGATGGTCGTCTGTGTGATGGGTATCTTGAAGGCTGGAGGAGTTTTTTCTGTTGTTG ATCCCGCCTATCCCCCTTCGCGACAGAATGTATACTTGTCAGTGTCCACACCTAGAGCATTGCTCATTATCTCCAGTGCCGGAGTGTTAGCACCATTAGTCTCAGATTATATCAAAGAGAACCTAAATCTCCGACTTCTTGTACCTGCCATTTCGCTTACTGAAAACGGAGTGACAGGATCAAGATCAGGCGAGGAAGATATCTTGTCTCCCTATCAACAGCATGCAAAAACTCCCGCAGGAGTCGTACTCGGTCCAGATTCTCCAGCGACTTTGTCGTTCACTTCTGGAAGTACAGGTATACCCAAAGGTGTTAAAGGTAGACATTATAGTTTAACACATTTCTTCCCATGGATGGGTCAACGATTTGGCTTAAACGAGACTTCCAAGTATACCATGTTGAGTGGTATTGCCCACGATCCAATCCAGAGAGATA TGTTTACACCTCTTTTCTTGGGTGCTCAGCTGCACGTGCCTACCGCCGACGATATTGGTACACCTGGTAGATTGGCCGAATGGATGGCCGATAGCGAAGTCACTGTCACTCACTTGACACCCGCGATGGGCCAATTACTTTCTGCTCAAGCTACAAGAGAGATCCCTACCCTTAGAAACGCTTTCTTCGTTGGAGATGTTCTCACTAAACGAGATTGCACAAGACTTCAAGCTTTGGCGAAGAATGTTTGCATTATCAACATGTACGGTACTACCGAAACCCAACGAGCTGTTTCGTACTTCGCCATCCCCAGTGTCAACGATGATAGTTCCTTCTTGTCAACTCAAAAAGATCTTATCCCTGCTGGTCAAGGTATGATTGATGTTCAACTCTTAGTCGTTAACCGAACAGATAGAAACGTGTCATGCGCAGTGGGAGAGATGGGTGAAATCTACGTTCGATCAGGTGGTCTTGCAGAAGGTTATTTAGACCCAAGTGCAACTGCTGAAAAATTCGTCACCAATTGGTTCGGTGAAGGTGTTCAAAGAGAAGATACCTTAGTCAAAAACAAACCTGATGCTGCCAAGCATTGGTTTGGTATTAGAGATAGAATGTACCGATCAGGTGATCTTGGTAGATATCTTCCGGACGGTCGAGTTGAGTGTACAGGTAGAGCGGACGATCAAATTAAGATCCGAGGATTTAGAATTGAGTTGGGTGAGATCGATACTCACTTATCGAGACATCCTTTAGTACGGGAGAATGTCACTTTGGTACGAagagataaagatgaagagaaagttTTGGTATCTTACTTCGTTCCTATCGATGGAGACGATCTAGATGGATTGATGAGTTCTTCCGAAGCGGATGGGGAAGAAAATGGAACTGCGGATCTCGGAACGGAAATGATCAAGGGAGTCAAGAGACATAGAAGACTGATCAAGGATATTAGAGAACACCTAAAAAAGAAGTTACCCTCATACTCGGTTCCAGCGGTTTATTTCCctttgaagaaattgccACTAAATCCTAACGGTAAAATTGACAAACCTGCATTACCTTTCCCCGATACCACTTTACTCGCACCTACGCCTGCCGCGAACGCTGATCATACACCTACTCAAAAGACTATACACGATATATGGTTGAAACTCTTACCGTCTCCTCCCCCTTCGGTATCACTCGATGAAAATTTCTTCGATATGGGAGGACATTCTATTCTTGCCACCAGActaatttttgaaattagGAAGACCTTTGTCGTCAACGCTCCTTTAGGCTTAGTCTTCGATAAACCTACTATAGCTGGACAAGCCGCGGAAGTGGATCAACTTAGAAACTCCGATTTGAGAGGTGCAGACGGTGCTGCCGATGGTAAAGCTGATACATCTGGAGACGTTGATTACGCAGCCGATGTACCTACCCTTATCAAagaattacctgaaaaaTTCGACCCTTTACCTTCGGACTTCAATGAAAAGAAGCTTACGATTTTCCTCACTGGAGCTACCGGTTATCTTGGAGCTTTCATCCttaaagatttattatCGAGAAGAGTTGCCAAAGTCATATGTCTGGTTAGAGCAAAATCGTCTGAAGCTGGTTTGCAAAGACTGAGAGAATCAGGAGAAGGTAGAGGAGTTTGGGATGAAAATTGGATTAAAGACGGAAAAGTGGAAGCTGTCATTGGAGATTTAGCAGAATCGAATTTCGGATTATCAACTTCTGAATGGACAAGAATCTctaaagaagctgactCAATTTTACATAATGGTGCAATCGTACATTGGGTTTATCCGTACCCCAAACTTCGTGCTGCCAACGTCCTCTCAACTCTAACCGCTTTAAGATTATGTACAgaaggaaaatcaaaacaatttAGTTTCATCTCTTCAACTGCTGTTATGGACAACGAAGCTTTCATCGCCAAGTCTGACGAAGCCATTGCTAATGGTGAAAATGGTGTGCCAGAAAGTGATGACTTGAGCGCAGGAGCACAAGGATTACAAGGAGGATATGGACAAACCAAATGGGTTTGTGAGAGATTGATCATGGAAGCTGCCAAGAGAGGTTTGAATGGTTGGACCATTAGACCAGGTTATATTCTCGGTGATTCCAAGACTGCTG TCACAAATACCGATGATTTCATTTGGCGAATGGTTAAAGGATGTATTCAACTTGGTTTAATACCTGATATAAATAATACATTAAACGTTTGTCCAGTTGATCACGTTGCATTATTAGCTTCATGTTCAGTAATTTCACAATTAccaaataaaaaatattcaattgcACAAGTTATAGGACAACCAAAAATTCgatttaatgatttattagaatctttaataatttatggatataaagttttaaaagttgaatatataatttggagaaaaaaattagaacAACATGTAATTGAAACACAAGATAATGCattatttccattattacattttgttttagatgatttacctaCTTCAACAAAATCTGCTGAAATGgataataaaaattcaaaagaattagctttaataaataaagaaaatccAATAAATGGTgttgatttagaaaaaattggattatatttaaattgGTTAATACGTGCTGAATTTTTAGAAAAACCaactgaatttgaaaataaaaatattaaaGAATTACCAAAATTAAATGGTATAGCTATGAAAGCTATTGGTAGAACTACTGCTGGTACctaa